From the genome of Anopheles cruzii unplaced genomic scaffold, idAnoCruzAS_RS32_06 scaffold02230_ctg1, whole genome shotgun sequence, one region includes:
- the LOC128276719 gene encoding beta carbonic anhydrase 1-like, with protein sequence MERILRGVMRYRHSTREQMVQEFRKVRDNPQPKAVFFTCMDSRMIPTRFTETHVGDMFVVRNAGNLVPHAEHFQDEYFSCEPAALELGCVVNNIKHIIVCGHSDCKAMNLLYQLKDPEFASLDNRRISPLRAWLCEHANTSLDKFQNLKQIGLDKPLIFSSETPLRKFVAYIDPENNFAIEDKLSQVNTLQQIENIASYGFLKRRLESHDLHIHALWFDIYTGDIYFFSRNSKRFIAIDESSIERLQDEVRRYYS encoded by the exons ATGGAGCGCATTCTGCGAGGTGTGATGCGATACCGGCACTCCACCCGGGAACAGATGGTACAGGAGTTCCGGAAAGTTCGGGACAACCCACAG CCCAAAGCCGTATTCTTCACCTGTATGGACAGCAGGATGATTCCGACTCGGTTCACCGAGACACACGTTGGCGACATGTTTGTGGTGCGAAACGCCGGCAATCTGGTGCCGCACGCTGAACACTTTCAGGACGAGTATTTTAGCTGCGAGCCGGCGGCTCTCGAATTGGGCTGCGTGgtcaacaacatcaaacacatAATCGTGTGCGGCCACAGCGATTGCAAAGCAATGAATCTTCTGTACCAGCTTAAAGATCCCGAGTTTGCATCACTG GACAATCGCCGGATATCGCCGTTGCGGGCGTGGCTCTGCGAGCACGCCAACACCAGCTTGGATAAGTTTCAAAACCTGAAGCAGATTGGGCTCGATAAACCGCTGATCTTTTCGTCCGAGACGCCGCTGCGCAAGTTTGTGGCGTACATCGATCCGGAGAACAATTTCGCGATAGAGGACAAGCTGTCGCAGGTGAACACGCTGCAGCAGATCGAGAACATTGCTTCGTACGGGTTCCTGAAGCGGCGGCTCGAATCGCACGATCTGCACATTCACGCCCTCTGGTTCGACATCTACACCGGGGACATTTACTTTTTCAGCCGCAACTCGAAGCGATTCATTGCAATCGACGAAAGTTCCATCGAGCGATTGCAGGACGAGGTACGGCGGTACTATTCGTGA